Within Chlamydia pneumoniae TW-183, the genomic segment TCCTATTGTCCATATTTGGTTTTTCAAAACAACTCCATCACGCATTGGTAATGTTCTTGGAATGACAGCTTCGGATCTGGAACGTGTCATTTATTATGAAGAATATGTAGTTATTGACCCAGGTAAGACAGACCTAACTAAAAAACAACTTCTTAATGATGCGCAATATCGTGAAGTTGTTGAGAAGTGGGGTAAGGACGCTTTCGTTGCTAAAATGGGTGGCGAAGCTATCTATGATTTGCTTAAATCCGAAGATCTCCAAAGCTTGCTTAAAGATCTTAAAGAGCGTTTACGCAAAACAAAATCTCAGCAAGCGAGAATGAAGTTAGCCAAACGTCTTAAAATCATTGAGGGATTTGTTTCTTCATCCAACCACCCGGAGTGGATGGTATTAAAAAATATCCCAGTAGTTCCACCTGATCTCCGTCCTCTTGTTCCTTTAGATGGCGGTCGTTTTGCGACTTCTGATTTAAACGATCTCTACCGCCGTGTAATTAATCGTAACAATCGTCTTAAAGCGATCTTACGTTTAAAAACACCAGAGGTTATTGTTCGTAATGAAAAGCGTATGCTTCAAGAAGCTGTTGATGCTCTTTTTGATAACGGTCGACATGGTCATCCGGTCATGGGAGCTGGAAACCGACCATTGAAATCCTTGTCAGAAATGTTAAAGGGAAAAAATGGACGCTTCCGTCAAAATCTTTTAGGAAAACGTGTTGACTACTCTGGACGTTCTGTAATTATTGTTGGTCCTGAATTGAAGTTTAATCAATGCGGATTGCCTAAGGAAATGGCTTTAGAGCTATTCGAACCCTTTATTATTAAAAGACTAAAAGATCAAGGCAGCGTTTATACCATTCGTTCTGCTAAGAAAATGATTCAACGAGGAGCCCCAGAAGTTTGGGACGTTCTCGAAGAGATCATTAAGGGACATCCAGTACTTCTTAACCGAGCACCTACATTGCACCGTTTAGGAATTCAAGCTTTCGAACCTGTATTGATAGAAGGTAAAGCGATTCGTATACACCCCCTAGTTTGCGCAGCGTTTAACGCTGACTTCGACGGAGACCAAATGGCCGTGCACGTTCCTCTATCTGTAGAGGCACAACTGGAAGCTAAAGTTTTAATGATGGCTCCAGACAACATCTTCCTTCCTTCCTCAGGAAAGCCTGTGGCTATTCCTTCGAAAGATATGACTTTAGGATTATATTATCTGATGGCAGATCCTACCTATTTTCCTGAAGAACATGGAGGAAAAACTAAGATATTTAAAGATGAAATCGAAGTATTGCGTGCTTTAAATAACGGTGGATTCATTGATGATGTTTTCGGAGATCGTCGTGATGAAACAGGACGCGGTATCCATATTCATGAAAAGATTAAAGTGCGTATTGATGGACAAATTATTGAGACAACCCCAGGAAGGGTATTGTTCAACAGAATTGTTCCTAAAGAACTCGGCTTCCAAAATTACAGCATGCCAAGTAAGCGTATAAGTGAGCTTATTTTACAGTGCTATAAGAAAGTCGGTTTAGAAGCTACTGTACGTTTCTTAGATGACCTTAAAGATCTTGGATTTATTCAAGCTACAAAAGCCGCAATCTCTATGGGATTGAAGGATGTTCGTATTCCTGATATCAAGAGTCATATCCTCAAAGATGCCTACGATAAGGTTGCTATCGTCAAAAAACAATATGATGATGGGATCATTACTGAAGGGGAGCGTCATTCCAAAACTATTAGTATTTGGACTGAAGTTTCCGAACAGCTTTCAGATGCCCTCTATGTTGAAATTAGCAAACAAACACGTAGCAAGCATAACCCCTTGTTCCTGATGATTGATTCTGGAGCCCGAGGTAATAAATCCCAGTTGAAACAGTTGGGAGCGTTACGAGGATTAATGGCGAAGCCAAACGGAGCAATTATTGAATCTCCAATTACTTCGAACTTTAGAGAAGGATTGACAGTTTTAGAGTACTCCATCTCCTCACACGGTGCGAGAAAAGGTTTAGCCGATACAGCTCTAAAAACTGCCGACTCCGGATACTTAACACGTAGACTTGTAGACGTAGCCCAAGACGTGATCATTACCGAAAAAGATTGCGGTACGTTAAATCACATTGAGATTTCTGCAATAGGTCAAGGTTCTGAAGAACTCTTGCCTCTTAAAGATCGTATCTATGGACGTACTGTAGCTGAAGATGTCTATCAACCAGGTGATAAAAGTCGACTACTTGCTCAATCGGGTGATGTACTCAACTCCGTACAAGCAGAAGCAATTGATGATGCCGGTATTGAGACAATTAAGATTCGTTCTACATTAACGTGCGAAAGTCCTCGCGGAGTTTGTGCAAAGTGTTACGGCCTCAATTTAGCTAATGGTAGACTCATTGGCATGGGTGAAGCTGTTGGTATTATTGCTGCTCAGTCGATTGGGGAACCTGGAACTCAGTTAACAATGAGAACGTTCCACCTAGGGGGTATTGCTGCTACGTCTTCAACTCCTGAGATTATTACGAATAGTGATGGTATCTTAGTCTACATGGATCTCCGTGTTGTTCTGGGGCAAGAAGGTCACAATCTTGTCTTGAATAAGAAGGGAGCTTTACATGTTGTAGGTGATGAAGGTCGTACTCTCAATGAGTATAAAAAGCTGCTTTCAACCAAGTCTATAGAAAGCCTAGAGGTATTTCCTGTAGAACTAGGAGTGAAAATTCTTGTTGCTGACGGAACTCCTGTTTCTCAAGGACAAAGAATCGCAGAAGTTGAACTACACAATATTCCTATCATTTGCGATAAGCCTGGCTTTATTAAATATGAAGATTTGGTTGAGGGAATCTCTACAGAGAAAGTTGTGAACAAGAACACAGGACTTGTTGAACTTATTGTGAAACAGCACCGAGGGGAGTTACATCCTCAGATTGCTATCTATGATGATGCTGACTTGTCAGAACTTGTCGGAACCTATGCGATTCCTTCAGGAGCGATTATCTCTGTAGAAGAAGGACAACGGGTTGATCCAGGTATGTTGTTAGCTAGACTTCCTCGCGGAGCTATCAAAACAAAAGATATTACTGGCGGTTTGCCTCGTGTTGCTGAATTAGTAGAAGCTCGTAAACCTGAAGATGCTGCTGACATCGCCAAAATTGATGGTGTTGTTGACTTCAAAGGAATTCAAAAGAACAAACGTATTCTTGTTGTCTGTGATGAAATGACAGGTATGGAAGAAGAACATCTGATTCCATTAACCAAACATTTGATTGTACAACGTGGAGATAGTGTGATTAAAGGGCAGCAGCTTACCGATGGTTTAGTTGTTCCTCATGAAATCCTAGAAATTTGCGGAGTTCGTGAACTTCAGAAGTACCTGGTAAATGAGGTGCAGGAAGTTTACCGTCTGCAGGGCGTTGACATTAACGATAAGCATATTGAAATTATTGTTCGTCAGATGTTACAAAAAGTACGAATTACTGACCCAGGTGATACGACTCTGCTCTTTGGCGAAGACGTGAATAAGAAAGAGTTTTATGAAGAAAATCGTCGTACCGAAGAAGACGGTGGTAAGCCAGCTCAAGCTGTTCCCGTCTTATTGGGAATTACGAAAGCTTCTTTGGGTACGGAATCGTTTATATCAGCAGCTTCTTTCCAAGACACAACTCGAGTCTTAACAGATGCAGCTTGTTGTAGCAAAACCGACTACCTTCTTGGATTTAAGGAAAATGTGATCATGGGTCATATGATTCCTGGTGGTACAGGCTTTGAAACGCATAAGCGTATTAAGCAGTATCTAGAAAAAGAACAAGAAGATCTCGTTTTTGATTTTGTTAGTGAAACAGAGTGTGTTTGTTAACTAGGTGACACAGTCTTTTATCAAGGAGGTTATGTTTACAACCTCCTTGATAGGAATGTTTTTTTTTGTTAACGTTGCCTAGAGATCAACAGTGATGCCAAGGTGCCTATGTCTAACCAATTTGATCAATTAAAGAAGTTGAGCACTATCGTTTGTGATAGCGGAGACCCAGAGCTAGTTAAAGCCTCGGGATCTCAAGACGCTACAACAAACCCTTCTTTGATCTTAAAAGTGGCCCAAGAACCCAAATTTCAAGAGCTATTAAACGAAGCTGTAGTTTGGGGAATCCGACAGAACGGTGATGATCTTCAGACTCTTTCTTTTATTTTAGACAAAATTCAGGTTAACTTTGCTCTAGAAATTATCAAAAATATCCCTGGTAGAATTTCTCTTGAAATTGACGCTAGGCTTTCTTTCAACGTTGAAGCTATGGTACAGCGTGCCGTATTCCTTTCGCAGCTTTTCGAAGCTATGGGAGGAGATAAAAAGCGCCTGTTAGTAAAGATTCCTGGAACTTGGGAAGGTATTCGAGCTGTTGAATTTTTAGAAGCAAAGGGCATAGCATGTAATGTCACTTTGATTTTTAATTTAGTTCAAGCGATTGCAGCTGCTAAAGCTAAAGCAACTTTAATTTCTCCTTTTGTTGGCCGTATTTATGATTGGTGGATCGCGGCTTATGGTGATGAAGGTTACTCTATAGATGCAGATCCAGGTGTCGCTTCAGTATCAAATATTTACGCGTATTACAAAAAATTCGGTATTCCTACGCAAATTATGGCAGCATCTTTTCGTACAAAAGAGCAGGTACTAGCATTAGCTGGTTGCGATCTTTTAACGATATCTCCAAAGCTGCTGGATGAGCTAAAGAAATCTCAACACCCAGTAAAAAAAGAATTAGATCCTGCAGAAGCTAAAAAGTTAGATGTGCAGCCAATAGAACTCACAGAAAGCTTTTTTCGCTTTTTAATGAATGAGGATGCTATGGCTACAGAAAAACTTGCTGAAGGAATTCGGATATTTGCAGGAGATACTCAAATTCTTGAGACTGCAATTACAGAGTTTATAAAGCAAATTGCTGCAGAAGGTGCGTAATTGCTTACTAAATTAAGCCGATTTGGGGATACCACCTTAAAGCGAAATGAAAAATAAGATGGACTATAAATCGCAACTAGTATTTTCTTGCCCTTGTTGTTGCAAAGGCAATGTTTGTTTCTCAGTTTTTAACTTAGACGTTATTTTAACATGTAACGTTTGCTCATCTACTTATACATTCGATTCTGTCATACGTAATGAGATTCGTCAGTTTGTAGCACTATGTAAAAGGATACATGATGCTAATTCTATACTTGGAAATGCTACTGTGTCGGTATCGGTAGAAGACAACCAAATGGATATTCCCTTTCAATTGCTGTTTTCTCGTTTCCCTGTAGTATTAAATCTCTCTTTAGATGGAAAGAAAATAGCTATTCGTTTCCTCTTTGATGCTTTAAATACAAGTATCTTACACCAAGAAAGCGATCTTATTTCTTAATCCTAAGTTTATTTGTTTTCGTTTTGCAGAGCTTCCAAAGCTTTTTCAAGGATTGCATCTCCTGAAGTAGCCTCTTTACCACCGCGAATTTGGAAAGAAGAGACTACTTTTAAAAAGGTAAATGAAAGTTCTGCATAGTCATCCAAAGTTGCAGTGCTTGTAAAAATATAAGCAGTATGGTCAATGACTGTTGTCGCTTGTAAACAAAATACACGTCCCCATGAAGAGTTTTTCTCTGTTTTGATAATAGTAAACTCTCCGCTAGGAGATTGAATTTGGGTAAATATTCCAGATTCTAAAGTCATCTCATTGGCTTTATGATAGGCTAAGATTTCCTCAATATACTCTTTTGAAGATTTGGAAGTGATTTCCTGAGCAATGTTGATGGTAGGAGTGAGATTTCCTTTCCCCTTGCCTATAAGGAGAACATCTAATTTTTCTGGGAGCTGTGTTTTATC encodes:
- the rpoC gene encoding DNA-directed RNA polymerase subunit beta' codes for the protein MFGENSRDIGVLSKEGLFDKLEIGIASDITIRDKWSCGEIKKPETINYRTFKPEKGGLFCEKIFGPTKDWECCCGKYKKIKHKGIVCDRCGVEVTLSKVRRERMAHIELAVPIVHIWFFKTTPSRIGNVLGMTASDLERVIYYEEYVVIDPGKTDLTKKQLLNDAQYREVVEKWGKDAFVAKMGGEAIYDLLKSEDLQSLLKDLKERLRKTKSQQARMKLAKRLKIIEGFVSSSNHPEWMVLKNIPVVPPDLRPLVPLDGGRFATSDLNDLYRRVINRNNRLKAILRLKTPEVIVRNEKRMLQEAVDALFDNGRHGHPVMGAGNRPLKSLSEMLKGKNGRFRQNLLGKRVDYSGRSVIIVGPELKFNQCGLPKEMALELFEPFIIKRLKDQGSVYTIRSAKKMIQRGAPEVWDVLEEIIKGHPVLLNRAPTLHRLGIQAFEPVLIEGKAIRIHPLVCAAFNADFDGDQMAVHVPLSVEAQLEAKVLMMAPDNIFLPSSGKPVAIPSKDMTLGLYYLMADPTYFPEEHGGKTKIFKDEIEVLRALNNGGFIDDVFGDRRDETGRGIHIHEKIKVRIDGQIIETTPGRVLFNRIVPKELGFQNYSMPSKRISELILQCYKKVGLEATVRFLDDLKDLGFIQATKAAISMGLKDVRIPDIKSHILKDAYDKVAIVKKQYDDGIITEGERHSKTISIWTEVSEQLSDALYVEISKQTRSKHNPLFLMIDSGARGNKSQLKQLGALRGLMAKPNGAIIESPITSNFREGLTVLEYSISSHGARKGLADTALKTADSGYLTRRLVDVAQDVIITEKDCGTLNHIEISAIGQGSEELLPLKDRIYGRTVAEDVYQPGDKSRLLAQSGDVLNSVQAEAIDDAGIETIKIRSTLTCESPRGVCAKCYGLNLANGRLIGMGEAVGIIAAQSIGEPGTQLTMRTFHLGGIAATSSTPEIITNSDGILVYMDLRVVLGQEGHNLVLNKKGALHVVGDEGRTLNEYKKLLSTKSIESLEVFPVELGVKILVADGTPVSQGQRIAEVELHNIPIICDKPGFIKYEDLVEGISTEKVVNKNTGLVELIVKQHRGELHPQIAIYDDADLSELVGTYAIPSGAIISVEEGQRVDPGMLLARLPRGAIKTKDITGGLPRVAELVEARKPEDAADIAKIDGVVDFKGIQKNKRILVVCDEMTGMEEEHLIPLTKHLIVQRGDSVIKGQQLTDGLVVPHEILEICGVRELQKYLVNEVQEVYRLQGVDINDKHIEIIVRQMLQKVRITDPGDTTLLFGEDVNKKEFYEENRRTEEDGGKPAQAVPVLLGITKASLGTESFISAASFQDTTRVLTDAACCSKTDYLLGFKENVIMGHMIPGGTGFETHKRIKQYLEKEQEDLVFDFVSETECVC
- the tal gene encoding transaldolase, producing the protein MSNQFDQLKKLSTIVCDSGDPELVKASGSQDATTNPSLILKVAQEPKFQELLNEAVVWGIRQNGDDLQTLSFILDKIQVNFALEIIKNIPGRISLEIDARLSFNVEAMVQRAVFLSQLFEAMGGDKKRLLVKIPGTWEGIRAVEFLEAKGIACNVTLIFNLVQAIAAAKAKATLISPFVGRIYDWWIAAYGDEGYSIDADPGVASVSNIYAYYKKFGIPTQIMAASFRTKEQVLALAGCDLLTISPKLLDELKKSQHPVKKELDPAEAKKLDVQPIELTESFFRFLMNEDAMATEKLAEGIRIFAGDTQILETAITEFIKQIAAEGA